A stretch of the Panicum virgatum strain AP13 chromosome 9N, P.virgatum_v5, whole genome shotgun sequence genome encodes the following:
- the LOC120690296 gene encoding uncharacterized protein LOC120690296, giving the protein MGEGVKAMLARPIQLADEVAKQCAAARSFRAECAELKARADKLAALLRQAARAPDLYDRPAARIMAGGATALSRASALAARCARGHPRLRSLFTLSPAAGFPRAIAALDTALEDVAWLLRISSPGAAGDGGDDSLLGLPNIAQNEPILFFIWDHVARLHTGSPAARADSAANLASLARDSQHFAKLIIEEDGVPPLLKLLKDGTDEGQEAAARALGLLGCDAESVDKLVQAGVCSSFAAALKDPPMRVQAAVAEAIAALADRSSTCQDLFAQNNTVRYLVGHLASGTIQEHSRYSVGSNSSKNSTTAPQQPMKSLHSVVLAKTHSMRHTGGDRDTAIHTDEPPRMSNGGDHDAIRNPHMQSVVHSAMAAKTNTNGSFVPPFRPQLGTSGSSGRGAREVEDPEIKAHLKAMAAKALWKLAYNHLGVCKSITESRALLCFAVLLEKGDGDMGTEVQFFSAMAIMEIARVAEHSLVLRQSAFKPSSPAAKAVVDQLLRVVRNGEYDVLLLPCITALGCLARTFTASETRVIAPLVQLLDEREPPVTKEAVVALTKFACSENHLHVNHCKAIVDDGGACHLVQLVYLGDEIQIEALILLCYIALYVPESEELAQAGVLAVLLWASKQAHMVQDTRVEVLLPDAKSRLELFQSRASR; this is encoded by the coding sequence atgggggagggggtgaaggcGATGCTGGCACGGCCGATCCAGCTGGCCGACGAGGTCGCCAAGCAGTGCGCGGCCGCACGGAGCTTCCGCGCCGAGTGCGCCGAGCTCAAGGCGCGCGCCGACAAGCTGGCCGCGCTGCtgcggcaggcggcgcgggcgccggacctCTACGACCGCCCCGCTGCCCGGATAATGGCGGGGGGCGCCACGGCGCTTTCCAGGgcctccgccctcgccgcccggTGCGCGCGGGGCCACCCGCGGCTCCGCAGCCTCTTCACGCTCAGCCCCGCCGCCGGGTTCCCGCGGGCCATCGCGGCGCTCGACACGGCCCTCGAGGACGTCGCGTGGCTGCTCCGCATCTCCtcgcccggcgccgccggggacggcggcgacgactcGCTCCTCGGCCTCCCCAACATAGCGCAGAACGAGCCCATACTCTTCTTCATCTGGGACCACGTCGCGCGCCTGCACACGGGctcccccgccgcccgcgccgactCCGCCGCCAACCTCGCCTCGCTCGCCCGCGACAGCCAGCACTTCGCCAAGCTCATCATCGAGGAGGATGGCGTGCCGCCACTCCTCAAGCTGCTCAAGGACGGCACCGACGAGGGTCAGGAAGCTGCCGCACGCGCCCTGGGTCTGCTCGGATGCGACGCCGAGAGCGTCGACAAGCTCGTGCAGGCGGGGGTGTGCTCCTCTTTCGCAGCCGCGCTCAAGGACCCGCCCATGCGCGTGCAggctgcggtggcggaggcCATCGCTGCCCTTGCCGACCGGAGCTCCACGTGCCAGGACCTCTTCGCTCAGAACAACACTGTGCGGTACCTTGTAGGCCACCTTGCCTCCGGGACCATCCAGGAGCACAGCAGGTACTCTGTTGGCTCCAACAGCTCCAAGAACAGCACAACTGCACCACAGCAGCCCATGAAGTCGCTCCACTCTGTGGTACTTGCCAAGACGCATAGCATGCGCCACACCGGTGGTGATCGTGACACCGCAATTCACACTGATGAGCCGCCGAGGATGTCCAACGGAGGCGATCATGACGCGATAAGGAATCCCCATATGCAGTCGGTGGTGCACTCAGCTATGGCTGCCAAAACAAACACAAACGGCTCATTTGTTCCACCGTTCAGGCCTCAGCTTGGAACTAGTGGCTCCAGTGGCCGTGGTGCTCGTGAGGTGGAGGATCCTGAGATCAAGGCACATTTGAAGGCCATGGCTGCGAAAGCATTGTGGAAACTGGCCTATAACCATTTGGGTGTCTGCAAGAGCATTACAGAGTCTCGTGCGCTGCTGTGCTTTGCTGTACTTCTTGAGAAGGGTGATGGAGATATGGGCACTGAAGTACAGTTCTTCTCGGCAATGGCAATCATGGAAATTGCACGTGTTGCTGAGCATAGCCTTGTTCTGCGGCAGTCGGCTTTCAAGCCCAGCTCCCCAGCAGCTAAGGCTGTGGTTGATCAGCTGCTCCGCGTCGTCCGCAATGGTGAATATGATGTGTTGCTCCTCCCATGTATCACCGCCCTTGGCTGCCTTGCACGTACCTTCACAGCTAGTGAAACTAGGGTCATCGCCCCTCTTGTGCAGCTTCTTGATGAGCGTGAGCCACCAGTTACCAAGGAAGCAGTGGTCGCACTCACTAAGTTTGCATGCTCTGAGAACCACCTACATGTGAACCACTGCAAGGCCATTGTCGATGATGGTGGTGCTTGTCACCTTGTCCAGCTTGTCTACCTTGGTGACGAAATTCAGATTGAGGCACTGATACTACTCTGTTATATTGCACTGTATGTGCCTGAGAGCGAGGAGCTCGCGCAGGCTGGGGTGCTCGCTGTGCTTCTCTGGGCTTCAAAGCAGGCTCACATGGTGCAGGACACACGTGTTGAGGTGCTACTGCCAGATGCCAAGTCGAGGCTAGAGTTGTTCCAGTCCAGGGCCTCCAGATGA